A single window of Polyodon spathula isolate WHYD16114869_AA chromosome 2, ASM1765450v1, whole genome shotgun sequence DNA harbors:
- the LOC121328848 gene encoding serine/threonine-protein kinase Nek1-like isoform X2: MASSMLSKRSASPRMSNKEREESRTEVAVLANMKHPNFVQYKESFEESGCLYIVMDYCEGGDLFKRINNQKPVLFSEDQNIFLTKDGTIQLGDFGIARVLNSTVELARTCIGTPYYLSPEICENKPYNNKSDIWALGCVLYEMCTLKHALIAQEFSHTILHNQPKMNASQVAPAKRPAQGPASTSVASVLKITKPAAKYRVPLTVKKTGEAAKKNS, encoded by the exons ATGGCCAGCAGTATGTTATCAAAGAGATCAGCATCTCCAAG GATGTCCAATAAAGAGAGGGAGGAGTCAAGGACAGAAGTGGCAGTTCTGGCAAACATGAAACATCCTAATTTCGTTCAGTACAAGGAATCGTTTGAAg AAAGTGGTTGCCTGTACATAGTCATGGATTATTGTGAAGGAGGAGATCTCTTCAAACGAATAAACAATCaaaaacctgttttgttttctgaagacCAG aatatatttttgaCCAAAGACGGGACTATACAGTTGGGAGATTTTGGGATTGCAAGAGTTCTAAATAG cACTGTAGAATTGGCTCGCACCTGTATTGGTACACCATATTATTTATCACCTGAAATTTGTGAAAATAAGCCTTACAACAACAAAAG TGATATATGGGCTTTGGGTTGTGTTCTGTATGAAATGTGCACATTAAAGCATGCA CTTATTGCTCAGGAATTCAGCCATACAATTCTTCATAACCAGCCTAAAATGAATGCATCGCAGGTAGCACCAG CAAAAAGGCCAGCTCAAGGTCCAGCGTCCACCTCTGTAGCCTCTGTACTGAAAATAACCAAACCAGCTGCCAAATACAGAGTGCCTTTAACTGTGAAGAAGACAGGGgaagcagctaaaaaaaacagctga
- the LOC121328848 gene encoding serine/threonine-protein kinase Nek1-like isoform X3, with translation MASSMLSKRSASPRLERLSKPLIQQNKQTEIPHRMSNKEREESRTEVAVLANMKHPNFVQYKESFEESGCLYIVMDYCEGGDLFKRINNQKPVLFSEDQLIAQEFSHTILHNQPKMNASQVAPAKRPAQGPASTSVASVLKITKPAAKYRVPLTVKKTGEAAKKNS, from the exons ATGGCCAGCAGTATGTTATCAAAGAGATCAGCATCTCCAAG GTTGGAACGACTAAGCAAGCCGCTtatccaacaaaacaaacaaacagaaataccaCACAG GATGTCCAATAAAGAGAGGGAGGAGTCAAGGACAGAAGTGGCAGTTCTGGCAAACATGAAACATCCTAATTTCGTTCAGTACAAGGAATCGTTTGAAg AAAGTGGTTGCCTGTACATAGTCATGGATTATTGTGAAGGAGGAGATCTCTTCAAACGAATAAACAATCaaaaacctgttttgttttctgaagacCAG CTTATTGCTCAGGAATTCAGCCATACAATTCTTCATAACCAGCCTAAAATGAATGCATCGCAGGTAGCACCAG CAAAAAGGCCAGCTCAAGGTCCAGCGTCCACCTCTGTAGCCTCTGTACTGAAAATAACCAAACCAGCTGCCAAATACAGAGTGCCTTTAACTGTGAAGAAGACAGGGgaagcagctaaaaaaaacagctga
- the LOC121328848 gene encoding serine/threonine-protein kinase Nek1-like isoform X1: MASSMLSKRSASPRLERLSKPLIQQNKQTEIPHRMSNKEREESRTEVAVLANMKHPNFVQYKESFEESGCLYIVMDYCEGGDLFKRINNQKPVLFSEDQNIFLTKDGTIQLGDFGIARVLNSTVELARTCIGTPYYLSPEICENKPYNNKSDIWALGCVLYEMCTLKHALIAQEFSHTILHNQPKMNASQVAPAKRPAQGPASTSVASVLKITKPAAKYRVPLTVKKTGEAAKKNS; the protein is encoded by the exons ATGGCCAGCAGTATGTTATCAAAGAGATCAGCATCTCCAAG GTTGGAACGACTAAGCAAGCCGCTtatccaacaaaacaaacaaacagaaataccaCACAG GATGTCCAATAAAGAGAGGGAGGAGTCAAGGACAGAAGTGGCAGTTCTGGCAAACATGAAACATCCTAATTTCGTTCAGTACAAGGAATCGTTTGAAg AAAGTGGTTGCCTGTACATAGTCATGGATTATTGTGAAGGAGGAGATCTCTTCAAACGAATAAACAATCaaaaacctgttttgttttctgaagacCAG aatatatttttgaCCAAAGACGGGACTATACAGTTGGGAGATTTTGGGATTGCAAGAGTTCTAAATAG cACTGTAGAATTGGCTCGCACCTGTATTGGTACACCATATTATTTATCACCTGAAATTTGTGAAAATAAGCCTTACAACAACAAAAG TGATATATGGGCTTTGGGTTGTGTTCTGTATGAAATGTGCACATTAAAGCATGCA CTTATTGCTCAGGAATTCAGCCATACAATTCTTCATAACCAGCCTAAAATGAATGCATCGCAGGTAGCACCAG CAAAAAGGCCAGCTCAAGGTCCAGCGTCCACCTCTGTAGCCTCTGTACTGAAAATAACCAAACCAGCTGCCAAATACAGAGTGCCTTTAACTGTGAAGAAGACAGGGgaagcagctaaaaaaaacagctga